CGGCTGAAGCTCGCGCCCGGCACCACCCGGGACACCGCCCGCGACCACGCCGCCGAGCTGGGACTGCCGGCCGAGGCGGCCGGCAACCCGGAGGGCTACCTCTATCCGGCCACCTACCCGGTCACCGGGGAGACCACCGCGCTCGGCCTGCTCCGGCAGATGGTGAAGGAGGCCGGGCAGAGATTCGGGGCGGATGCTGTGCGCAGGGCCGCCGCCGACAACGGGGTCGCGCCCTACCAGCTGGTCGTGGTGGCGAGCCTCGCCCAGGCCGAGGCGGACAATCCCGAGGACATGGCGAGGGTCGCCCGGGTGATCTACAACCGGCTGCGCCGCAAGATGCCGCTGCAGCTGGACTCGACCATCAACTACGCGCTCGGCCGCAACACCCTGACCACCACCGAGGCCGACACCAAGCTCGATTCGCCCTACAACACCTACCTGAACAAGGGCCTGCCGCCGACCCCGGTCGGCAATCCGGGCCGCGACGCGCTGGTCGCCGCGACCGCGCCGGCCGAGGGCGACTGGCTGTACTTCGTCACCGTCAGCCCCGGCGACACCCGTTTCACCGACAGCCCCGAGCAGCACGCGAAGAACGTCGAGGAGTTCAACCGGAACCGCGCTCAGCAGGGCTCGTCACCCGCTGCGGCCCCCCGCTGACGCCGTGTGGACTGGGCAGATGCCCCGACTGCGGTACGGTAACGTCTCCCACCGGGCGTCGCGCTAGCACGCCGGTTCGAGACATCGCAGGCGCGAGGGGATCGATGACTGATCAGAGCGGGGGCTACGGCTCCCAGGGCGACCAGCCGTGGTACCCGGGCGATCCCGCCTCCACCGGCGGCTGGCCGCAGTACGGCCAGCAGGGGTACCCGCAGCAGCAGGGCCATCAGGGCCAGTACGGCCAGCAGGCGCAGCAGCCGCAGGCCCACGCCCAGCAGCAGTACGGGCAGCAGCAGTACGGCCAGCAGGGCTACCCGCAGCAGCAGCACAACACCGGCTCCTGGCCGCAGCAGCCGATGGCGCCGCAGCAGGGCCAGTTCGGCCAGCAGCCGTACGGGCAGCAGGGGTACCCGCAGCAGCAGGGGCAGTTCGGACAGCAGACCGGGTACCAGCAGGCCGTCCCGCAGCAGCAGCCGATGCAGCAGCCCGTGCAGCAGCAGCCCGGTCAGGGGATGCCGCCGCAGCAGGCGCCGCAGCAGGCCGCCGCGCCGCGGCAGCAGCGCCGGCCCGGCGGGCCCGGCCCGGACGGGATCGACTGGGAGGCCGAGGCCGCCGCGCTGGAGTCGCCCGCCACCGAGGCCGAGGACGACTTCTGGGAGGACGACGCCGAGGAGGAGCCGGAGGAGGAGAACGGTTCCTTCTTCGGCGGCGGCGAGGAGGACAACAGCCGCGAGGCCGAGCGCAAGCGCAAGGAGAAGGGCAAGAAGGCCGGCCGCCGCAACCGCGGCGCCTGCCTGGTGGTCGCCCTGGTGATGCTCGGCGGCTTCGCCGGTGCCGGCTGGTGGGGCTACGGCTTCTACCAGGACCACTTCGGCCCCCCGCCGGACTTCGTCGGCGCGGGCACCGGCTCGGTCAACGTGGAGATCAAGCCGGGCCCGGGTGAGGCCATGGGCCGCACTCTCAAGGACGCCGGCGTGGTCAAGAGCGTCAAGGCGTTCATCACCGCCTTCGGCAAGAACTCCAAGGCCGGCAGCATCCAGCCGGGCACGTACACCCTCCGGCACGAGATGTCCGCCGAGGAGGCCGTCAAGGAGCTGGTGGACTCCAACGGCGGCAACGTCCTGATCATCTCCGAGGGCCGCAAGGCCTCCGAGATCTACGCGGCCATCGACGGCAAGCTCCAGCTGCCCAAGGGCACCACCGCCAACGTCGCCAAGGACCAGGCGGCCGGCCTCGGCCTGCCCGACTACGCCAAGGGCAACCCGGAGGGCTTCCTCTTCCCGGCGCGTTACTCCGTCACCCAGGGCATGAAGCCCGAGGAGCTGCTCAAGCAGATGGTGGCGAACTCGGTGAAGCACTACGGCGACCTCAAGCTCGACGAGGCCGCGCAGAAGATCGGCCTGCAGAACGGGTACCAGGTCATCATCGAGGCGAGCATCCTCCAGAAGGAGGGCAACGACTCGAAGGACTTCGGCAAGATCGCGCGGGTGCTGTACAACCGCCTCAACAGCAACGCCACCCAGGGCAAGCTCCAGCTCGACACCACGCTCCAGTACGAGCTGGGCAGCGTGAAGTTCACCAAGGAGCAGATGGCGGCCAAGACCCCGTACAACACGTACCAGGTCAAGGGACTGCCGCCGACGCCCATCGCCAACCCGGGTGACGACGCCATCAAGGCGGTGCTCGACCCGACGCCGGGTGACTGGGTGTACTTCGTCGCGGTCTCGCTGACCGACACCCGGTTCGCGGTCACCTTCGAGGACTTCAAGAAGGACGTCAAGGAGTACTGCGCCGCGCACGGCCAGGGCTTCGACGAGAACGCCGGCATGTGCAAGTAGCGCAGGCGGCACGGGCCTGGGCGGCCCGTGCGGCCGCGCGCGAGGAGCAAGGAGAGGGTTCGTGACCACGCAGCGCAGGGCCGCCGTGCTCGGTTCGCCGATCGCCCACTCGCTGTCGCCGGTGCTGCACCGGGCCGGCTTCGCGGCGCTCGGCCTGGCCGACTGGCGGTACGACCGCTTCGAGGTGGACGAGGCCGGGCTGCCCGGCTTCGTCGCGGATCTGGACGCCGCGGAGTGGGCCGGGCTCTCCCTCACCATGCCGCTCAAGCGCGCGATCATCCCGCTGCTCGACGAGATCAGCGACACCGCGCGGGCCGTGGACGCGGTGAACACCGTGGTGTTCGGCCCGGACGGCCGGCGCAGCGGCGACAACACCGACGTCCCCGGCCTGGTCAAGGCCCTGCGCGAGCGCGGCGTCGACCGGGTGGCGGCCGCCTCCGTGCTGGGCGCCGGCGCCACCGCCTCCTCGGCGCTGGCCGCACTGGCCCAGATCTGCGACGGCCCGGTCACCGTCCACGTCCGCAGCGCCGAACGGGCCGCCGAGATGCGGGTGCTCGGCGAGCGGCTGGGCCTCGACCTGCGGACCGCCGCCTGGGAGTCGGGCCACGAGGCGCTGGCCGCGCCGCTCACCATCTCCACCACGCCGGTCGGTGCCACCGACGGCTTCGCCGCGGCCGTCCCGGATGCGCCCGGCGCGCTCTTCGACGTGCTGTACCACCCGTGGCCGACCAAGCTGGCCGCCGCCTGCGCGGAGCGCGGGGCGACCGTGCTCGGCGGGCTGGACCTGCTGGTGCACCAGGCGGTGCTGCAGTTCGAGCGGTTCACCGGGGTCACGCCGGGGCCGCTGGCGGCGATGCGGGCGGCGGGGGAAGCGGCGCTGGAGGGGTAGGGCGTCCCGCTCCGGACCCACGTCGACGCGCTCCGGGACGGGTGGGGACCCGTCGGTCGGCGGTCCCCCGCGACCCTGGAAGGGCCGTTCGCATCCCGATGATTCCGCCGTCGGCGGGCGCCCTCGGCGGCGCGCGGCGTCCAGAATGGTGTCCGCCACGCGGACCGGCGCTCGGTCGGGCGGGTCGGCATGAAAGGATCAGGGCAGAGTGCGGGCCCGTGGCCCGCCGAGGAAACGCCCGGCCGGTCCCGCTGTCCGCGGACCGGGCCGCTGACGAAGGAGCTCTGTTGGGTAGGTTGCGCTGGCTGACGGCGGGGGAGTCGCACGGCCCCGCTCTGGTCGCGACGCTGGAGGGCCTGCCGGCAGGTGTGCCGGTCACCACCGAGATGGTGGCCGACGCGCTGGCCCGCCGCCGGCTCGGCTACGGCCGCGGCGCGCGGATGAAGTTCGAGCAGGACGAGGTCACCTTCCTCGGCGGCGTCCGGCACGGCCTCAGCATGGGCTCCCCGGTCGCGATCATGGTGGGCAACACCGAGTGGCCGAAGTGGGAGCAGGTCATGTCGGCCGACCCGGTCGACCCCGAGGTGCTCGCCGGCCTCGCCCGCAACGAGCCGCTGACCCGCCCGCGCCCCGGCCACGCCGACCTGGCGGGCATGCAGAAGTACTCCATCGAGGAGGCCCGGCCGATCCTGGAGCGGGCCAGCGCCCGCGAGACCGCCGCCCGGGTGGCGCTCGGCGTGGTCGCCCGCTCGTACCTCAAGGAGACCTGCGGCATCGAGATCGTCAGCCACGTGGTCGAGCTGGCCGCTGCCAAGGCCCCGGCCGGCGTGCTGCCGCTGCCCGCGGACGAGGCCCGCCTCGACGCCGACCCGGTGCGCTGCCTGGACGCCGACGCCTCCGAGCGGATGGTCGCCGAGATCGACCAGGCCCACAAGGACGGCGACACCCTCGGCGGCGTGGTCGAGGTGCTGGCGTACGGCGTCCCGGTCGGCCTCGGCTCGCACGTGCACTGGGACCGCCGCCTCGACGCCCGTCTCGCGGCCGCGCTGATGGGCATCCAGGCGATCAAGGGCGTGGAGGTCGGCGACGGCTTCGAGCTGGCCCGGATCCCCGGCTCCCAGGCGCACGACGAGATCGTCCCGACCCCCGAGGGCGTCAAGCGCACCTCCGGCCGCTCCGGTGGCACCGAGGGCGGTCTGTCCACCGGAGAGCTGCTGCGGGTCCGCGCCGCGATGAAGCCGATCGCCACCGTCCCGCGCGCCCTGCAGACCCTGGACGTCCGGACCGGCGAGCCCGCCAAGGCCCACCACCAGCGCTCCGACGTCTGCGCCGTCCCGGCCGCGGGCATCGTGGCCGAGGCGATGGTCGCCCTGGTGCTGGCCGACGCGGTGGCGGAGAAGTTCGGCGGCGACAACGTCTCCGAGACCCGCCGCAACGTCCGGTCCTACCTCGACCACCTGATCATCCGATGAGCATCGCGCCGGTCGTCGTGCTGGTCGGCCCGCCCGGGGCCGGCAAGAGCACGGTCGGCCGGCTGCTCGCCGAGCGCCTCGGCGTCACGTTCCGCGACACCGAC
The window above is part of the Kitasatospora sp. HUAS MG31 genome. Proteins encoded here:
- the mltG gene encoding endolytic transglycosylase MltG yields the protein MTDQSGGYGSQGDQPWYPGDPASTGGWPQYGQQGYPQQQGHQGQYGQQAQQPQAHAQQQYGQQQYGQQGYPQQQHNTGSWPQQPMAPQQGQFGQQPYGQQGYPQQQGQFGQQTGYQQAVPQQQPMQQPVQQQPGQGMPPQQAPQQAAAPRQQRRPGGPGPDGIDWEAEAAALESPATEAEDDFWEDDAEEEPEEENGSFFGGGEEDNSREAERKRKEKGKKAGRRNRGACLVVALVMLGGFAGAGWWGYGFYQDHFGPPPDFVGAGTGSVNVEIKPGPGEAMGRTLKDAGVVKSVKAFITAFGKNSKAGSIQPGTYTLRHEMSAEEAVKELVDSNGGNVLIISEGRKASEIYAAIDGKLQLPKGTTANVAKDQAAGLGLPDYAKGNPEGFLFPARYSVTQGMKPEELLKQMVANSVKHYGDLKLDEAAQKIGLQNGYQVIIEASILQKEGNDSKDFGKIARVLYNRLNSNATQGKLQLDTTLQYELGSVKFTKEQMAAKTPYNTYQVKGLPPTPIANPGDDAIKAVLDPTPGDWVYFVAVSLTDTRFAVTFEDFKKDVKEYCAAHGQGFDENAGMCK
- the mltG gene encoding endolytic transglycosylase MltG; translated protein: MTDPYTVPGLTPGHLGAPAPEPEGRPPGRPYGVRPPDPRRLRSALACCLSLLALAGVLGLAVLATVLLWPEGRPPAADFAGGGTAGTVQVSVVQGASLTQIGQELVRTGVVASTQAFTEAAAKSPAGNRIQPGTYTLKQKLPAASALNVLLDPANANALTIPEGRRAAQIFAAVDERLKLAPGTTRDTARDHAAELGLPAEAAGNPEGYLYPATYPVTGETTALGLLRQMVKEAGQRFGADAVRRAAADNGVAPYQLVVVASLAQAEADNPEDMARVARVIYNRLRRKMPLQLDSTINYALGRNTLTTTEADTKLDSPYNTYLNKGLPPTPVGNPGRDALVAATAPAEGDWLYFVTVSPGDTRFTDSPEQHAKNVEEFNRNRAQQGSSPAAAPR
- a CDS encoding shikimate dehydrogenase; the protein is MTTQRRAAVLGSPIAHSLSPVLHRAGFAALGLADWRYDRFEVDEAGLPGFVADLDAAEWAGLSLTMPLKRAIIPLLDEISDTARAVDAVNTVVFGPDGRRSGDNTDVPGLVKALRERGVDRVAAASVLGAGATASSALAALAQICDGPVTVHVRSAERAAEMRVLGERLGLDLRTAAWESGHEALAAPLTISTTPVGATDGFAAAVPDAPGALFDVLYHPWPTKLAAACAERGATVLGGLDLLVHQAVLQFERFTGVTPGPLAAMRAAGEAALEG
- the aroC gene encoding chorismate synthase — its product is MGRLRWLTAGESHGPALVATLEGLPAGVPVTTEMVADALARRRLGYGRGARMKFEQDEVTFLGGVRHGLSMGSPVAIMVGNTEWPKWEQVMSADPVDPEVLAGLARNEPLTRPRPGHADLAGMQKYSIEEARPILERASARETAARVALGVVARSYLKETCGIEIVSHVVELAAAKAPAGVLPLPADEARLDADPVRCLDADASERMVAEIDQAHKDGDTLGGVVEVLAYGVPVGLGSHVHWDRRLDARLAAALMGIQAIKGVEVGDGFELARIPGSQAHDEIVPTPEGVKRTSGRSGGTEGGLSTGELLRVRAAMKPIATVPRALQTLDVRTGEPAKAHHQRSDVCAVPAAGIVAEAMVALVLADAVAEKFGGDNVSETRRNVRSYLDHLIIR